One Clostridium estertheticum DNA segment encodes these proteins:
- a CDS encoding M18 family aminopeptidase translates to MNSELEFAQNLIDFIYDSPTAFHAVAKAKEDLCSEGFVEIKEEEKWNLVKGGKYFVTKNDSAITAFVVGRGEIEETGFKIIGAHTDSPSFRIKPAPEMIVDNTYVRLNTEVYGGPILNTWMDRPLAIAGRVTLRSENILYPETRLVNINKPIMIIPNLAIHMNRDINTGIELNKQKDTLPLLAMVSEELEKNNYLMSAIASELSVENKQIIDFDLFLYEYEKGSIIGLNNEFISSSRLDDLAMVHAGIRALAKVPAVEATNVMVCFDNEEVGSATKQGADSNMLVDILERITISQGKNREDFLRAISKSFIISADNAHAVHPNSPEKNDPTNKPYINKGPVIKISASQSYTTDSNSDAVYELVCEKAGVPVQKFVNRSDARGGSTIGPISSTHLNIRSVDMGSPTLAMHSIRELGGVTDHTYVTRSFQEFYKI, encoded by the coding sequence ATGAATAGTGAATTAGAATTTGCCCAAAATCTTATTGATTTTATTTATGATAGTCCAACAGCTTTTCATGCTGTAGCAAAGGCTAAAGAAGATTTATGCAGTGAAGGCTTTGTGGAAATTAAAGAAGAAGAAAAGTGGAACCTTGTAAAAGGCGGAAAATATTTTGTGACTAAAAATGATTCTGCGATAACTGCTTTTGTAGTTGGACGTGGAGAAATCGAAGAAACTGGCTTTAAAATTATTGGAGCGCATACAGATTCACCTAGCTTTAGAATTAAGCCCGCACCAGAAATGATAGTAGACAATACATATGTAAGGTTAAACACAGAGGTTTATGGTGGACCAATATTAAATACTTGGATGGATAGACCACTAGCTATAGCTGGAAGGGTAACTTTAAGAAGTGAAAATATTCTATATCCAGAAACAAGGCTGGTGAATATTAACAAGCCAATAATGATAATTCCAAATTTAGCTATCCATATGAATAGGGATATAAATACTGGAATTGAACTAAATAAACAAAAGGATACGCTGCCGCTACTGGCAATGGTGAGTGAAGAATTAGAAAAAAATAATTATCTTATGAGTGCCATTGCAAGTGAATTATCTGTAGAAAATAAACAAATTATAGATTTTGATTTATTTCTTTATGAATATGAAAAGGGATCAATTATAGGGTTAAATAATGAATTTATTTCAAGTTCAAGATTAGATGATCTCGCCATGGTACATGCAGGTATAAGAGCACTAGCTAAAGTGCCGGCTGTAGAGGCAACAAATGTAATGGTTTGCTTTGATAACGAAGAAGTTGGGAGTGCAACTAAGCAGGGCGCTGACTCAAATATGTTAGTTGACATCTTAGAGCGAATTACAATATCACAGGGTAAAAATCGAGAGGATTTTTTAAGAGCTATTTCTAAATCCTTTATAATATCTGCAGATAATGCACATGCTGTTCATCCTAACAGTCCTGAAAAGAATGACCCAACAAATAAGCCTTATATTAATAAAGGTCCAGTTATAAAAATTAGTGCTAGTCAAAGCTACACTACTGATAGTAACTCTGATGCAGTTTATGAATTAGTTTGCGAAAAAGCAGGGGTGCCAGTACAAAAATTTGTAAATCGTTCTGATGCCCGTGGAGGTTCAACTATAGGACCAATATCTTCAACTCATTTAAATATACGCTCAGTGGATATGGGAAGTCCAACTCTAGCTATGCATTCTATAAGAGAACTAGGTGGAGTAACAGATCATACTTATGTTACAAGATCCTTCCAAGAATTTTATAAAATTTAG
- a CDS encoding cation diffusion facilitator family transporter has translation MLSKFLISKFVKDYANINNKKVRDAYGYLGGLVGIIVNLMLFITKLIIGVLLNSIAVTADAFNNLSDVASSVITILGFKLANKPPDKEHPFGHGRLEYISGLLVSLLVMLVGIEFIKTSFDRIIHPSKVIFTLIPFILILISIGFKIWISGFNKTLGRTIKSSALEASSFDALSDVISSSCVALSLLLSNWIDFPIDGYIGILVSFIIIYAGFSLIKDTMNPLLGEAPDMELVKGLQAKLLSYDHITGAHDLVIHNYGPSRCMGSVHAEVPCDISIVEIHEIIDKAEKEISEEFDIHLVIHMDPINTDDEEVNACRLELLKALAYFPIIKSIHDFRIVGSGEYKNLIFDAVMDFNPSFTASDESKLGEEINIELKKRCPQYNALMTLDRDYLGVV, from the coding sequence ATGTTATCAAAATTTTTAATTTCAAAATTCGTAAAAGATTATGCAAACATTAATAATAAAAAAGTACGAGATGCCTATGGTTACCTAGGCGGCTTAGTTGGAATTATAGTAAACTTAATGCTTTTTATTACAAAACTAATTATAGGAGTACTATTAAATAGTATAGCAGTTACTGCAGATGCCTTTAATAATCTTTCAGATGTAGCTTCTTCAGTTATTACAATTCTAGGTTTTAAACTAGCCAATAAACCACCAGATAAAGAGCACCCCTTTGGTCACGGAAGGCTTGAATATATTTCTGGACTTTTAGTTTCCCTTTTAGTAATGCTAGTTGGTATTGAGTTTATTAAAACCTCCTTTGATAGAATAATTCATCCCTCAAAGGTGATTTTCACCCTCATACCCTTTATATTAATATTGATATCTATAGGATTTAAAATTTGGATCAGTGGATTTAATAAGACCCTAGGTAGAACTATAAAATCTTCTGCCCTTGAAGCTTCCTCCTTTGATGCATTAAGTGACGTAATTAGCTCGAGCTGTGTTGCATTATCACTACTTCTTTCTAACTGGATTGACTTTCCTATAGATGGATACATAGGAATACTAGTATCCTTTATAATAATATATGCTGGTTTTTCACTTATTAAAGATACTATGAATCCCTTGCTTGGTGAAGCTCCTGATATGGAACTCGTAAAAGGACTTCAAGCAAAGTTACTATCCTATGACCATATTACTGGTGCACATGATTTAGTTATCCATAACTATGGACCCAGTAGATGCATGGGATCTGTTCACGCAGAAGTTCCCTGTGATATTTCTATAGTTGAAATCCATGAGATTATAGACAAAGCTGAAAAAGAAATTTCAGAGGAATTTGACATACATCTAGTTATTCACATGGACCCTATAAATACAGATGATGAAGAGGTTAATGCCTGTCGTTTAGAACTTTTAAAGGCATTAGCATATTTTCCTATAATAAAATCAATCCATGATTTTAGAATTGTAGGTAGCGGTGAATATAAAAATTTAATCTTTGATGCTGTAATGGATTTTAACCCTAGCTTTACAGCAAGTGATGAGTCTAAACTAGGTGAGGAAATTAATATTGAACTCAAGAAACGTTGCCCTCAGTATAATGCCTTGATGACATTAGATAGAGATTATTTGGGGGTTGTATAA
- a CDS encoding WYL domain-containing protein — protein sequence MSVHQQEEIPFLKQLLDAAIKQDVIIISHDKNGITSTRSIQPIGIYSNEGKWYCPSYCFLSKDYRVFRCDHIKSVDLDSNTSPIDLSNINLKNRFIIHNDTKETFELYVELTNKGVEKYLSARWPNIELTKREDGSGFLNGNISKHDISFFSDYFITYSKNAIIEKPYELIECLKEELNIILNQYN from the coding sequence TTGTCGGTACATCAACAAGAAGAAATCCCATTTTTAAAACAGCTGTTAGATGCAGCAATTAAACAAGATGTTATAATAATTAGTCATGATAAAAATGGAATAACTAGCACTAGGAGTATTCAACCCATTGGAATTTACTCAAATGAAGGAAAGTGGTATTGTCCATCTTATTGTTTTTTATCTAAAGATTACAGGGTCTTTAGATGTGACCATATAAAATCTGTAGATCTTGATTCAAATACGAGTCCTATTGACTTATCCAATATTAATTTAAAGAATCGCTTTATTATCCACAATGATACTAAAGAAACTTTTGAATTATATGTGGAGTTAACTAACAAAGGTGTAGAAAAATATCTATCTGCAAGGTGGCCAAATATTGAACTTACTAAACGAGAAGATGGTTCTGGATTTTTGAATGGTAATATCTCAAAACACGATATTAGCTTTTTTTCTGATTACTTTATTACATATAGTAAAAATGCAATTATCGAAAAACCTTATGAGTTAATTGAATGCCTAAAAGAGGAACTAAATATAATTTTAAACCAGTATAACTAA